In Elephas maximus indicus isolate mEleMax1 chromosome 7, mEleMax1 primary haplotype, whole genome shotgun sequence, the following proteins share a genomic window:
- the LOC126080343 gene encoding olfactory receptor 10AG1-like: MNHQQILPVDNLTELMEFVLLGFVAMPHFQWFLFGLFLIIYTIILMSNGTIFLITKMDSALQSPMYFFLANFSFLEICYVSTTLPRMLMNLGNQRRTISLGASAAQMCFVLIFGSTECLLLALMAYDRHVTICNPLHYPLVMNHRVCIQLVTGSWTTGIQVMIVQTYQIFSLPFCGSNQINHFFCDIFPILKLACGDTFVNETLVYTVAMLFVMVPFLLILGSYSKIISNILKLPSATSRAKAFSTCSSHLMVVVLFFGSAIITYLRPNTRHSEGTDKVLSLFYTVLTPMFNPMIHSLRNKDVIIALRKLLCK, from the coding sequence ATGAATCATCAGCAAATTCTACCAGTAGATAATCTAACTGAACTGATGGAATTTGTTCTCTTGGGCTTTGTTGCTATGCCCCATTTCCAGTGGTtcctttttggattatttttaatcatctatACCATCATCCTGATGAGCAATGGCACCATATTTCTAATAACAAAAATGGATTCTGCTCTCCAGagccctatgtattttttcctggcaaatttttcctttttggaaatCTGCTATGTATCAACTACTCTCCCCAGAATGCTGATGAATCttgggaaccagagaagaacaatcTCCTTAGGTGCCTCTGCTGCACAGATGTGCTTTGTCCTTATATTTGGAAGCACAGAGTGTTTACTCCTGGCattgatggcctatgaccgccaCGTGACCATTTGCAACCCTCTGCACTATCCTTTAGTCATGAACCACAGGGTCTGTATACAGCTGGTAACTGGCTCCTGGACCACTGGAATTCAAGTTATGATTGTGCAGACGTATcagattttctctctgcctttttgtgGATCTAACCAAAtcaaccacttcttctgtgacatttTCCCAATACTCAAGTTGGCTTGTGGGGACACTTTTGTAAATGAGACGTTGGTCTACACAGTTGCTATGTTATTTGTCATGGTTCCATTTCTGCTAATACTTGGCTCCTACAGTAAAATCATCTCCAACATCCTGAAGTTGCCTTCAGCCACAAGTCGAGCCAAAGCTTTCTCTACCTGTTCATCTCATCTTATGGTTGTGGTGTTATTCTTTGGATCAGCCATTATTACATATTTAAGGCCCAACACCAGGCATTCAGAGGGAACTGACAAAGTACTTTCTCTTTTCTACACTGTCCTAACTCCTATGTTTAATCCCATGATACATAGTCTAAGGAACAAGGATGTCATAATAGCACTGAGAAAATTGCTATGTAAATAA